Part of the Spirochaeta isovalerica genome, GCCGAGCAAGGGCGAGGATTAAAGCGAACGGACGCGGCCTGGAGGGAGCCGGAACGTTTCCGGCGGAAGGAAGGGATTCCCGCCACCTCCAAACGATAAGGACATTGCAGTTTGCTGTAATGTCCTTTTTTATTTCAATAAGCTGTCATAATTCAAAGATCTAATCAGAGATAATATTCTGTTCAGATAGTTCAGACTGGTCAAAGGGACAGACTTCCAGTTCTTCATCATAAAAAACGGCGCCGCAGAACGTACATTCACGGTATGTTCCTTCGTGAATAAACTCAATGGATTGAATGAGATTGTAGTTCATGTAAATCTCTCCGTAAACGCCGAAATCACGATCGATGCCGCCGATATACCCGTTTGTATTTACCAGAACATTAAAAACTTCACCACTGGTGAGAGTCATGCCCGCAGCGGTAAAGCCTTCAATGGGTTTGTCATATTCTTCGAGAAATTCAATTTTCTTAATTTTCTTGAAATCAAGTTGATACGTAGCCGTACCCATCTCTGATCCTCTTCTGATCCAGAAGAAATATTTCGGTTGTCGGTTCAAATCAAAATATTTCATATGCGAGAATTGAAATTCGATATCTTCATTATCAAGAATTTTGACAGAGAAAAAAGGCTCATAGTCAAGATTTTGCCCGTAAAGGGTCGACAAAAGACAAAAGAATGCGACAGGCAGAAGGTGTTTTATTCTCATAGAACCCATCATAACATCAATTCTCAACAATTTCCTTAAATATTACTTCCTGATTCGCCAGGTCAATCAGGTCCGGAGTGATTTCAATTGTGCCATTAAGTGGAAGATCCTTTTTCACAGGCATAAGAACTTCCATAGCCAGATCCGGAATCAGAAAAACAGCCTGCTTCTCTTTCTTCCCGACATAAACCGCTGAACCTTTCCATTCGGGATTCTGAAGTAGATATACCAGTTTCCAGTGAAGATTGGACTTTCTCTCCGCAGAAACAACAGTACCGGAAACAGATTCAAAAAGAGCCACTCTTTCGATTACCTGATCTTCATTCAGAATCGGCTTACCGGTTATATGGTTTCTGAGCTGCTGAAGTACAATCAGATCGGGATATCGTCTCAGGGGGCTCGTTGCCCTGGCATAGAAATCGAGACCGAGACCTCCGTGCCCTTCGGGAACCGTTGACATCCGGCTCCTTTTCATAAACTTCCTTGAAGCGAATTGAGATGCCGGATCAGGTTCAGGCTTCTTATCGAAGTCGGGTTTCGGCTGGGTCGCAAAGGGAACGGGGATTTCATTTCTGATTGCGAATAGCGCCGCTGCGTTTCCGGCCATCAGCATGGCATCGGTAACCATTTTACGACTTTCCAATTCGGGGATTGGGCGAATTTCAACTCGATTATTTTCATCTGCGCGGATCTTGGCTTCCGGAAGGCTCAATTCAACGGCTCCATTTGAAATCCGTTTTTCCCTATAACGACTTGTTACTTCGTAAATATCCTTAAGCGGCCCTTTGTCGAGCATCTTATCAGCCTGGCTGTATGTAAGTCTTGTAACTTTAACATTGGAAAGGACAAGAGTGATATCATCGACATTCATTTCCGGATCGAATGTCAATCCGAAAGAGAATGCAGGTGAGATTTCATGCAAACCCAATCCCAGTTTTTCAGTAGCTTCCGGAGGCAGCATGGAAACGGTTGTTTCGGGAATATAGAGATTAGCCCCCCTTCGCGAAGCCTCAAGATCCGCATCACTGTCCGGGGGAGCCAATAATGCGGCATCGGCAATATGTATCCATATTCTATCTCCGTCAATGCTGATGGCATCATCGGGATCTGTATTTCCTTCATCATCAATAGCGAAGGATTCGAGATGGGTCAGGTCGACCCTCTCGTCATCTTCGAAAAAGCTCAACTCCGCCGATGAGCTTTTCAGCGATAGTTCATAGCGGTTCGGCCAGGGGTTGATACTGTAATCCCAGATTCCGAGTTCCAACAGTGTTTTATGGGCGTTTTCCGGAGTTTTTGCCCGGCCCAGCTCTGTTAAGATCCGGGAGTTCCTGCTTTTTTTATAGGCCATGTTTTCAAGATCAATAAAAAACGTTTTATCTTCGGGGAGAGTCGTCCTGCTTTTCAATCTCTCCATAAAGGCCTGCCATTGTGCCTGTTCCTCTTCTTTCGCTTTCTTTGCGAGAGACGCCTGTTCCACTTCCTCGGGAGTGCAGACAATTATTTCCTCAACAGTTCCTTTGAAGTAGATTGTCCGATTAAGCAGCAGATAAGCCTGCCATGCCGTTGATGGAGTGTATTGACCGAATATAAGGGAAGACAGCTCCTCCAGATCGGGTTTCTCTCCGATCAGCAATTCCCAGCCTTCCTCTATCTGGCCCTCTGTTTCCTTAAGCTCCTCAAAATTGCCTGTCGGTCCTTTATGGAGAAGCTGGATATCTTTTTCTCTGACTTTTTTTGTTTTGCCGCCCTTCAGGACGATATCGATTTTATCCGCCACTGCTGTAACAATGGCGGGATTATGCTTGTATAAAACTAAATTCCCTTTTTCCATAAGATATCAATCTTAATGAAAAAAGGGGAAACAGTACAGTGCGTAAGTTATTCCCGCACCTTTAAGGACTGGAAGAAGATCACATCTTCGACTTCTTTGTCAAAACTGTGGTAAACTGGTTCCTTTTCCGATTCGGCAAGTATTCTGTCGGCATCGGCTAAAGCTTCTTCAAACAGGAGATTCAGAGAAGGTGATGAACGCTTCCAGGGCGGTTGGGAATCGAGAACCAGATCAAAGTCCAGAGTGATTCTGTCATCGATGGCATCTTTATACTGCCATTCTCCTGATTTGATATCGAACTCATATAAGGGTATGAACCTGTAGGCGTTCTCGATCAGATAATCCAGAGCATTGCATATGTAATCAAACTCATCGGCAGAAAAACTATAGTGCAGATTGAGCCTGACCCACCCCGGCTTCATACCATTCAGCCCCCGGTCTTCGACAAGATGAACGAATCTGTTGGAAAGAACCTTGTCTATGCTTAACAGCCTGTGTCCGTAAGGTCCTGCACATGAGCACCCGGCTCTGGTTTGTATTCCGAAGAAGTCATTCATCACTCTTGTAAATAATCGGGGATGAATAAAACGATCACCATGTTTCA contains:
- a CDS encoding ribonuclease catalytic domain-containing protein, yielding MEKGNLVLYKHNPAIVTAVADKIDIVLKGGKTKKVREKDIQLLHKGPTGNFEELKETEGQIEEGWELLIGEKPDLEELSSLIFGQYTPSTAWQAYLLLNRTIYFKGTVEEIIVCTPEEVEQASLAKKAKEEEQAQWQAFMERLKSRTTLPEDKTFFIDLENMAYKKSRNSRILTELGRAKTPENAHKTLLELGIWDYSINPWPNRYELSLKSSSAELSFFEDDERVDLTHLESFAIDDEGNTDPDDAISIDGDRIWIHIADAALLAPPDSDADLEASRRGANLYIPETTVSMLPPEATEKLGLGLHEISPAFSFGLTFDPEMNVDDITLVLSNVKVTRLTYSQADKMLDKGPLKDIYEVTSRYREKRISNGAVELSLPEAKIRADENNRVEIRPIPELESRKMVTDAMLMAGNAAALFAIRNEIPVPFATQPKPDFDKKPEPDPASQFASRKFMKRSRMSTVPEGHGGLGLDFYARATSPLRRYPDLIVLQQLRNHITGKPILNEDQVIERVALFESVSGTVVSAERKSNLHWKLVYLLQNPEWKGSAVYVGKKEKQAVFLIPDLAMEVLMPVKKDLPLNGTIEITPDLIDLANQEVIFKEIVEN